The following nucleotide sequence is from Nocardioides eburneiflavus.
CGGTCACACGGCGGGTGCCGGGTTAGGGTCGTGCGGTGACTCCTCGCTCCGTGCTCGCCTCCGTGATCGCCTGCGCAGCCGTCGGGTTGTGCCTGACGTCGGCGCCGGCACAGATGGCGTCGAGCAGCATCCCGCCGGACCCCCGCAGCGTGTCCGCGGACGACGCGATCGACTCGGTCCTCGCGATCTCGATCGACGGCCTCAACCCCGAGGCGCTGCGGATCCTCGGCCCCGAGGGCACTCCGCACCTGCACGACTTCATGGCGTCGGGGGCCTCGACCCTCAACGCGCGCACCGAGCACGAGAAGACGCTCACCCTTCCCAACCACACGGGCATGGTCACCGGCCGTCGGATCGAGGCGGAGACGGGCGGTCACGGCGTGACGTGGAACGACGACCGCCGCCGTCCGGCGACGGTCCAGGCCGCCGCCGGACGGCGGGTCGAGTCGGTGTTCACCTCGATCAGCGCCGCCGGGGGCTCCACCGCCCTCTTCGCGAGCAAGACGAAGTTCTCCCTGTGGAAGCGCAGCTGGCCGCTGGCGATCGACAAGACCCGGATCCAGCTCGACAACGGCCTGCTGGCCCGCTCGGTGCGGCGCGACCTCCGCGACCACGACCGCGCCTTCCGCTTCGTGCACTTCTCGCTGCCCGACAACGTGGGCCATGCCAAGGGCTTCATGTCGAGGCCCTACCTGCGCTCGGTGAAGCAGGTCGACACCCTGCTGGGCGGCGTCGTGGCGGCCGTGGAGTCCGACCCGGGGCTCGACGCCGGCACGGCGATCATCGTGACCAGCGACCACGGCGGCCTGGGCGACAGCCACTCCGACGCGAGACGCTTCGCCAACTACCGGATCGCCTTCATGGTCGCCGGCCCCGGCGTGGCGATCGGAGCCGACCTCTACGACCTCAACGCCGACGACCGCCGCGATCCCGGCACCCGCCGCACGACCTACGCCCAGCCCGTGCAGCCCGTACGCAACGGCGACCTCGCCAACCTCGCGCTGGACCTGCTCGACCTCGACGCGGTTCCCGGAAGTGAGCACAACTCCGGGCTCGGTCTCGACGTCTCACTCGCGAACTGATCCCCCGTGGAGGCTCCCTTGTCCGTGCTGAGACACCTGTCCGTGGCGACCGCGCTCGCCGTGGCGTCGTCGACTGTCCTGCTGGCACCCGCCTCCGGGCGCCCGTCCGCCGCGCCGCAGGCGCCCGACAACAGCGCCGCCGCCGTCGGCTGGCCGCCGGCTCCGACGACCCAGATCGTCATCGACACCGGCGGTGTCGCGGTGGGCCGCGAGGACTACGTCCCCGGCACCGTGACCATCGACGGCGTCACCCACGTCACCGAGGTCCGCGGGC
It contains:
- a CDS encoding alkaline phosphatase family protein is translated as MTPRSVLASVIACAAVGLCLTSAPAQMASSSIPPDPRSVSADDAIDSVLAISIDGLNPEALRILGPEGTPHLHDFMASGASTLNARTEHEKTLTLPNHTGMVTGRRIEAETGGHGVTWNDDRRRPATVQAAAGRRVESVFTSISAAGGSTALFASKTKFSLWKRSWPLAIDKTRIQLDNGLLARSVRRDLRDHDRAFRFVHFSLPDNVGHAKGFMSRPYLRSVKQVDTLLGGVVAAVESDPGLDAGTAIIVTSDHGGLGDSHSDARRFANYRIAFMVAGPGVAIGADLYDLNADDRRDPGTRRTTYAQPVQPVRNGDLANLALDLLDLDAVPGSEHNSGLGLDVSLAN